In bacterium BMS3Abin08, the following proteins share a genomic window:
- the kinE_3 gene encoding sporulation kinase E has translation MQWTLNKKLIFIMVALSATMISMILAFNLYSERVLYMTLASKMGRLMDSTRIAIEEMTSKDKSQRISLLRDLKRLNSEGIREINIIDASTKITASTNPGKVGQTTTKDITELIFKSELGEFVSKEGRNYNIIIPVVVKGEHQGYIHFVISTDDIARILKANILSRIMAALLILVLGTLGAIWLASRYTRPIKEVVQAARSVAAGDLETELSITEKDEIRELKESFNQMIRRLSDLRKLEERVRETEHLSTIGELSRTIAHEIRNPLNFISLSVDHLMDRSDQSSRELLQRIKQEIRRLDTLVGNYLSYGKPLKITKRPVDLRVLIEDTLSLVRARAERAGIAITKDYQLDPSFKAPVDQELIKTCLFNILLNAFQAMPDGGTIRITTRKNSDGEVIISIRDSGTGVQKEDLDRIFEPFFTTKQKGLGLGLAMTKRVVEEHGGKVTFESTEGAGSTVTFTMPL, from the coding sequence ATGCAGTGGACCCTCAACAAAAAACTCATCTTTATCATGGTTGCACTCAGTGCAACCATGATCTCCATGATACTCGCCTTCAACCTCTATTCTGAAAGGGTCCTCTACATGACCCTTGCGAGCAAGATGGGAAGGCTCATGGACTCCACCCGCATCGCAATCGAGGAAATGACGAGTAAGGATAAATCTCAAAGGATAAGCCTTTTACGGGACCTGAAGAGGCTTAACTCGGAGGGCATCAGGGAAATAAACATAATAGATGCCTCAACCAAAATCACGGCAAGCACCAACCCCGGTAAGGTCGGGCAAACCACAACCAAAGACATTACCGAACTTATATTCAAATCCGAGCTTGGTGAATTCGTCTCAAAAGAGGGGAGAAATTACAACATTATCATCCCCGTTGTTGTAAAGGGGGAACACCAGGGCTACATACATTTCGTTATCAGCACCGACGATATAGCAAGGATACTCAAGGCCAACATACTGAGCAGAATAATGGCGGCGCTCCTTATACTTGTGCTGGGCACCCTCGGTGCAATCTGGCTGGCAAGCCGTTACACAAGGCCGATAAAGGAGGTGGTGCAAGCTGCCCGTTCAGTAGCGGCAGGTGATCTCGAGACCGAATTGAGCATAACGGAAAAGGACGAGATAAGAGAACTCAAGGAGAGTTTCAATCAGATGATCCGGAGGCTTTCAGACCTCAGGAAACTTGAGGAAAGGGTCAGGGAAACAGAGCATCTCTCAACGATCGGTGAACTTTCGCGTACCATTGCACACGAAATAAGAAACCCCCTGAACTTCATCAGCCTCAGCGTTGATCACCTGATGGACAGGTCGGATCAATCATCAAGGGAGCTTCTTCAGAGGATCAAGCAGGAGATCAGGCGGCTTGACACACTTGTCGGAAACTATCTTTCTTACGGAAAACCCCTCAAGATAACAAAAAGACCCGTGGACTTGAGGGTCCTTATTGAAGATACCCTCTCACTTGTACGCGCAAGGGCTGAAAGGGCAGGTATCGCCATCACAAAGGACTACCAGCTTGATCCATCCTTTAAGGCGCCCGTTGATCAGGAGCTGATCAAGACCTGCCTGTTCAATATCCTTCTCAATGCCTTCCAGGCCATGCCGGACGGCGGCACAATAAGAATAACGACGAGAAAAAACAGTGACGGAGAGGTGATCATCTCCATCAGGGATTCAGGGACCGGCGTACAAAAAGAGGACCTCGACAGGATCTTTGAACCCTTCTTTACAACAAAACAGAAGGGGCTGGGGCTCGGACTTGCCATGACAAAGCGTGTAGTTGAAGAACACGGAGGAAAGGTTACCTTTGAGAGCACCGAAGGAGCCGGAAGCACGGTTACATTCACCATGCCGCTTTGA
- the copA_1 gene encoding copper-exporting P-type ATPase A, which translates to MRNITLPIRGMTCASCVKAVETALGRMDGVRDAAVNFASEKATLTAEKDIPVERFIDTIKEEGYDVVTVKTEFAVKGMTCASCVAAVEKALKRLYGVLDVNVNLATEKASIEYIPTIVSFSDFRKAVRGQGYDVETITGEFIDREKESREKDYRDILYRFVVSAVLSVLILAGSILDIPVLSNWFVLLILATPVQFWAGLRFYRAAWSAFKHFTTNMNTLVVVGTSAAYFYSVIATFFPWIFEVGGLQVHVYFDTSAIIVTLILLGRLLEARAKGRTSEAMRKLIGLQAKTARIEKDGKEEEVPIDEVTAGDTVIVRPGEKIPVDGVIIDGYSSVDEAMLTGESMPVDKTTGDMTFGGTINRVGSFKLKATRIGKDSALSQIIRLVEEAQGSKAPIQRLADRVASVFVPVVISLGVATFLLWFFLGPEPAFTRAMMNFIAVLIIACPCALGLATPTAIMVGTGKGAERGILIRDAEALETSHKIRSVILDKTGTITTGEPQLTDIISTDSVDKETLLRLAGSAEKVSEHPLAEAIVRKALSEGIGLTSPDDFQAIPGGGVSARIGGDDVFVGNPSLMKKQGIETGVALEDVKKLSSEGKTAVLLSVNKRILAILGIADSIKEGSPEAVSSLKNLGVEVVMLTGDNERVAKRIAESVGIDRFFAEVLPEGKVDVVNRLKEEGKVVAMVGDGINDAPALAAADVGIAIGTGTDIAMEASDITLIKGDLRSVAEAIRLSRLTLKTIKQNLFWAFFYNIIGIPVAAGILYIFGGPLLNPVFASAAMAFSSVSVVSNSLRLRTKRL; encoded by the coding sequence AGGCATGACCTGCGCCTCCTGTGTTGCCGCGGTTGAAAAGGCGCTGAAAAGGCTCTACGGCGTCCTCGATGTTAATGTGAACCTTGCCACTGAAAAGGCCTCCATCGAATACATACCCACCATTGTAAGCTTCAGTGACTTCAGAAAAGCGGTCAGGGGACAGGGTTATGACGTTGAGACGATAACGGGGGAGTTCATCGACAGGGAAAAAGAATCCCGCGAGAAGGATTACCGGGACATACTGTACCGCTTTGTAGTCAGTGCGGTCCTCTCCGTCCTTATACTCGCAGGAAGCATCCTGGACATCCCGGTGCTCTCAAACTGGTTTGTCCTCTTAATACTTGCAACACCCGTACAGTTCTGGGCGGGACTCAGGTTTTACAGGGCGGCATGGTCGGCATTCAAGCACTTCACAACCAATATGAATACCCTTGTGGTCGTGGGCACCTCCGCAGCATATTTTTACAGTGTTATAGCCACCTTTTTCCCCTGGATATTCGAGGTCGGAGGACTTCAGGTTCATGTCTATTTTGATACCTCGGCAATAATAGTCACCCTCATACTCCTTGGACGCCTGCTTGAAGCAAGGGCAAAGGGAAGGACCTCCGAGGCCATGAGGAAACTCATCGGGCTTCAGGCAAAGACGGCGAGAATTGAAAAAGACGGCAAGGAGGAAGAGGTTCCCATAGACGAAGTAACCGCGGGTGACACGGTAATAGTCCGGCCCGGCGAAAAAATACCCGTTGACGGGGTCATAATCGACGGCTATTCCTCTGTAGACGAAGCCATGCTGACGGGGGAGAGTATGCCCGTTGACAAGACCACCGGTGATATGACATTCGGCGGGACCATCAACAGGGTGGGAAGCTTCAAACTGAAGGCTACCAGGATAGGGAAGGACTCGGCCCTCTCTCAGATCATACGCCTCGTGGAAGAGGCCCAGGGCAGCAAGGCCCCCATACAGAGGCTTGCCGACAGGGTGGCTTCCGTCTTTGTCCCTGTAGTGATATCACTGGGGGTTGCGACCTTCCTGCTGTGGTTCTTCCTTGGTCCGGAGCCTGCATTTACAAGGGCGATGATGAACTTTATCGCCGTGCTGATAATTGCCTGCCCCTGTGCCCTTGGTCTTGCAACCCCGACCGCTATTATGGTCGGGACCGGCAAAGGCGCTGAACGCGGGATATTGATACGTGACGCAGAGGCCCTGGAGACATCACATAAAATCCGGTCCGTCATCCTGGACAAGACCGGGACCATAACAACAGGGGAACCACAGCTGACAGACATTATAAGCACCGATAGTGTTGATAAAGAGACCCTGCTGAGGCTGGCCGGTTCGGCAGAGAAGGTCTCCGAACACCCCCTTGCCGAGGCAATCGTCAGGAAGGCACTATCCGAGGGGATCGGGCTTACCTCCCCCGACGACTTCCAGGCAATCCCCGGAGGAGGCGTAAGCGCCAGGATCGGCGGTGACGATGTCTTTGTAGGAAACCCCTCGCTGATGAAGAAACAGGGGATAGAGACCGGGGTTGCCCTGGAGGATGTCAAGAAACTATCCTCTGAAGGAAAAACCGCCGTGCTTCTGTCCGTTAATAAACGAATCCTCGCCATCCTGGGTATAGCAGACTCAATCAAGGAGGGCTCGCCCGAGGCCGTCTCTTCACTCAAGAATCTTGGCGTGGAGGTGGTTATGCTTACAGGCGACAACGAGAGAGTAGCGAAGCGTATTGCAGAGTCCGTGGGGATAGACCGGTTCTTTGCCGAGGTGCTTCCGGAGGGAAAGGTAGACGTTGTTAACCGTCTGAAGGAGGAGGGAAAGGTTGTCGCCATGGTTGGAGACGGTATAAACGACGCACCCGCACTTGCCGCGGCGGATGTTGGTATTGCCATAGGAACGGGGACGGACATTGCCATGGAGGCATCCGACATCACCCTGATCAAAGGTGACCTCAGGAGTGTTGCCGAGGCTATCCGCCTCAGCAGACTAACCCTGAAGACAATCAAACAGAACCTCTTCTGGGCCTTTTTCTACAACATCATCGGAATCCCCGTTGCAGCGGGCATTCTCTATATCTTCGGAGGGCCGCTCCTGAACCCTGTTTTTGCCTCGGCGGCAATGGCATTCAGTTCGGTCTCCGTTGTGAGCAACTCCCTGAGGCTCAGGACAAAAAGGCTCTGA
- the zraR_13 gene encoding transcriptional regulatory protein ZraR: MKPAHTADILIVDDEPLQREILGTILSEEGYNVFEAGSGAEAIGVFKENNPQLVLTDLKMPDLSGLELIERIQSLRPKQPPAVIIMTAYGTISSAVEAIKNGAFDYLTKPLDKDALLLKIRQAVERNELLRENLYLRETLYERFRIDGIIGESSKMKTVIDTLRKVSPTNATVLIRGESGTGKELVARAIHFNSPRRTKPFTAINCASIPENLLESELFGYEPGAFTGATSRKKGLIESTDGGTLFLDEIGDMPANLQAKLLRVLQDGEVRRVGGKESFRVNIRTIAATHQNIEELIGDGKFREDLYYRLKVVTINLPPLRERRKDIPLLSDYFLRKYNEEFGKRVSGIEEKALTALIDYRWPGNIRELESVIERAIIMSECSTVTYSDIKDELPVRKDRGSLDIEIPDDGIVFEDIEKELMRKAMERTNYVAKRAAELLGMSYKTFWYRWEKFGLGKNKKGEK; encoded by the coding sequence ATGAAACCGGCCCACACCGCCGATATACTGATTGTTGACGATGAACCCCTTCAGAGGGAGATCCTCGGCACCATACTCTCCGAAGAGGGGTACAACGTGTTTGAGGCAGGCTCCGGCGCTGAGGCAATCGGCGTCTTTAAGGAGAACAACCCGCAGCTCGTCCTCACAGACCTCAAGATGCCGGACTTGAGCGGTCTTGAACTTATAGAGAGGATTCAATCCTTACGTCCCAAACAACCACCGGCTGTTATCATTATGACCGCCTACGGGACAATCTCATCTGCTGTTGAGGCCATCAAGAACGGGGCCTTCGACTATCTGACGAAGCCCCTTGACAAGGATGCCCTTCTTCTTAAAATCCGTCAGGCCGTTGAAAGGAATGAACTCCTGAGAGAAAATCTCTACCTCAGGGAGACCCTCTACGAACGGTTCCGTATAGACGGCATTATAGGAGAATCCTCAAAGATGAAAACCGTAATCGACACGCTCAGGAAGGTCTCTCCTACAAACGCTACCGTCCTTATACGTGGTGAGAGCGGAACGGGCAAGGAACTGGTAGCGCGCGCCATCCACTTCAACAGCCCCAGGAGGACAAAACCATTTACCGCAATAAACTGCGCCTCCATCCCCGAAAACCTCCTCGAGAGTGAACTCTTCGGTTACGAACCGGGCGCCTTCACCGGTGCAACATCGAGGAAAAAGGGACTCATAGAGAGCACCGACGGGGGCACCCTGTTCCTTGATGAAATCGGTGACATGCCCGCAAACCTCCAGGCCAAACTCCTGCGGGTATTGCAGGACGGCGAGGTCAGGCGCGTGGGCGGCAAGGAGTCCTTCAGGGTAAACATAAGGACCATAGCCGCCACCCATCAGAACATCGAGGAACTGATCGGGGACGGCAAGTTCAGGGAAGACCTGTATTACAGGCTGAAGGTAGTTACCATAAACCTTCCTCCGTTAAGGGAACGCAGGAAGGATATCCCCCTCCTTTCCGATTACTTTCTCAGGAAATACAACGAGGAATTCGGGAAGAGGGTATCCGGCATTGAAGAAAAGGCATTGACAGCTCTCATCGATTACAGGTGGCCGGGGAACATCAGAGAACTCGAATCCGTCATAGAGAGGGCAATCATTATGTCCGAGTGCAGCACGGTTACCTACAGCGACATAAAGGATGAACTCCCCGTCAGGAAAGACAGGGGCTCCTTGGACATAGAGATTCCCGACGACGGTATTGTTTTCGAGGATATTGAAAAGGAACTCATGAGGAAGGCCATGGAGAGGACCAATTACGTTGCAAAGAGGGCCGCCGAACTCCTCGGTATGAGCTACAAGACCTTCTGGTACAGGTGGGAGAAGTTCGGCCTCGGCAAAAACAAAAAAGGTGAAAAATAG
- the dapL gene encoding LL-diaminopimelate aminotransferase: MSIKIELARRLKNLPPYLFARIDEMKSEALKKGTDLIDVSIGDPDLPTPEHIVRAMQRAVENPEYHKYPSYQGMLSFREAVVGWYRDRYGVILDPASEVLSLIGSKEGIGHIPLAFINQGDVLLCPSPAYPVYAIGALFADGEPFYMPLREETGFLPDFGAVPADILRRAKMMFLNYPNNPTTALAGREFFNEAIEFATKHDIIICHDAAYSELFYDGKRPLSFMEIEGAKEVGIEFHSLSKTYNMTGWRIGYAVGNSEVIAGLGKIKTNIDSGVFQAIQEASITALNTGDDILSEIRNTYQARRDILYEGLKEIGLDVIKPMATFYLWTKVPSGYSSEDFVVHILEKAGILCTPGNGFGEPGEGYIRFALTVTDERTREAVERLKAAV, encoded by the coding sequence ATGTCAATAAAGATTGAACTTGCAAGGCGCCTAAAAAACCTGCCCCCCTATCTCTTCGCCAGGATCGATGAAATGAAGTCCGAGGCCCTAAAGAAAGGAACCGACCTTATTGATGTCAGCATAGGCGACCCCGATCTTCCCACCCCTGAACATATAGTCAGGGCAATGCAGAGGGCGGTTGAAAACCCCGAATATCACAAGTACCCCTCATACCAGGGCATGCTCTCCTTCCGTGAGGCCGTTGTCGGCTGGTATAGGGACAGATACGGTGTTATCCTCGATCCGGCTTCAGAAGTCCTTTCCCTGATCGGCTCCAAGGAGGGCATCGGGCATATTCCACTCGCCTTCATAAATCAGGGGGATGTTCTTCTCTGCCCGAGCCCCGCCTATCCGGTGTATGCCATAGGGGCCCTCTTCGCCGACGGAGAACCGTTTTATATGCCTTTGAGGGAGGAAACCGGGTTCCTTCCGGATTTCGGGGCTGTGCCCGCGGATATTCTCAGAAGGGCAAAGATGATGTTCCTGAACTATCCCAACAATCCGACTACGGCCCTTGCCGGCAGGGAGTTCTTTAACGAGGCAATAGAGTTTGCAACGAAGCATGACATCATAATCTGTCATGACGCAGCTTACTCGGAACTCTTTTACGATGGGAAACGGCCCCTCAGTTTCATGGAGATAGAGGGAGCGAAAGAGGTGGGTATAGAGTTCCACTCCCTTTCCAAGACCTACAACATGACAGGCTGGAGGATAGGCTATGCCGTCGGCAACAGCGAGGTTATCGCAGGGCTTGGAAAGATAAAGACCAATATAGACTCCGGGGTGTTCCAGGCCATCCAGGAGGCATCGATAACCGCCCTGAACACAGGTGACGATATCCTTTCTGAAATAAGGAATACCTATCAGGCAAGGAGGGATATCCTCTATGAGGGCCTGAAGGAGATAGGGCTCGACGTCATAAAACCCATGGCTACCTTCTATCTATGGACAAAGGTTCCATCCGGGTATTCATCAGAGGACTTTGTCGTTCATATCCTCGAAAAGGCAGGTATCCTCTGCACGCCCGGCAACGGCTTTGGTGAACCCGGCGAGGGATATATCCGGTTTGCCCTTACCGTCACGGATGAAAGGACCAGGGAAGCGGTTGAGAGGCTCAAAGCAGCAGTATAA